Proteins encoded within one genomic window of Candidatus Terasakiella magnetica:
- a CDS encoding pentapeptide repeat-containing protein, whose translation MSNVYHLQNLGKGSTEWNAWRESEKNVTPDLSHAEIKAVNLARIDLKEALLTQANLKQTNLSGGDLSGANMAGANMEGISLAGANMERANCAGVYLHKANLAGSKLRWANLSGAAVVGKSNMSGADLTGANLCGARLTGVNLSGANLTGANLAGADFRDADLTGADFTNADTSGAYFGGADLRGTLLEQYYDLFGPDPEMDEAAEEEELLAEEPEMEEPALEEDLSEDLLVDAPEPEPIIEPELEAEPELEPEPEIIEEEIVEPEPSLEEMFEAPVEPEPVPEPQPVQDDFDENAYNIYETKEAAIVTLCLPKFNEKSSEEEQDFLDLLRRYNRYFLHTDEAVAMAARGEAFFGAFENPNTALTCARGYLNILRDMKTDAYVGVNWGSVTSCTSADSDAKDLIINSITPMARLKPLAEPGEVLVLDELYRRPEIKKDNFEFEKVSRKWTKTFSENGPSFEVLCYSVKEASGE comes from the coding sequence ATGTCAAACGTCTATCATCTTCAGAACTTGGGCAAAGGCTCAACTGAATGGAATGCGTGGCGGGAGTCCGAGAAAAACGTGACACCGGACCTTTCGCATGCCGAAATTAAAGCGGTTAACCTCGCCCGAATTGATCTTAAAGAAGCCCTTCTCACCCAAGCCAATTTAAAGCAAACCAACCTCAGTGGTGGGGACCTAAGCGGTGCCAATATGGCCGGTGCCAATATGGAAGGCATTTCACTTGCTGGTGCGAATATGGAACGCGCCAATTGTGCGGGTGTCTATCTGCATAAAGCGAACTTGGCTGGTAGCAAGTTGCGTTGGGCCAATCTTTCCGGTGCAGCGGTTGTTGGTAAAAGCAACATGTCTGGTGCGGACTTAACAGGGGCAAACCTGTGTGGCGCACGCTTGACCGGGGTGAACCTGTCTGGTGCTAATCTTACAGGTGCCAACCTAGCCGGGGCAGATTTTCGCGATGCGGACCTGACAGGCGCAGACTTTACCAATGCTGATACAAGCGGTGCTTATTTCGGTGGGGCGGACCTGCGCGGCACATTACTTGAACAATATTATGATCTCTTTGGCCCTGATCCTGAGATGGATGAGGCTGCTGAAGAAGAAGAATTACTGGCTGAAGAGCCAGAAATGGAAGAACCTGCGCTTGAAGAAGATCTAAGTGAGGACTTACTTGTTGATGCGCCTGAGCCTGAGCCCATTATTGAGCCCGAGCTAGAGGCCGAACCTGAGCTTGAGCCAGAACCCGAAATCATCGAAGAAGAAATTGTTGAGCCGGAACCCTCTCTTGAGGAGATGTTTGAGGCCCCAGTTGAACCTGAACCAGTGCCCGAGCCGCAGCCGGTCCAAGATGATTTCGACGAAAATGCTTATAATATCTATGAGACAAAAGAAGCTGCTATTGTAACGCTATGCTTGCCGAAGTTTAATGAAAAGAGCAGCGAAGAAGAACAGGACTTCCTTGATCTATTGCGCCGTTACAATCGTTACTTCCTTCATACCGATGAGGCCGTGGCGATGGCGGCGCGTGGGGAAGCATTCTTTGGTGCCTTTGAAAACCCCAATACTGCGCTTACATGTGCGCGGGGCTATCTCAATATCTTGCGCGATATGAAAACCGATGCCTATGTTGGGGTCAATTGGGGCAGTGTGACATCTTGTACATCTGCCGATTCTGATGCCAAAGACCTGATTATCAATTCCATCACGCCCATGGCGCGCCTGAAACCATTGGCCGAGCCCGGTGAAGTTTTGGTTTTGGATGAGCTTTATCGTCGCCCAGAAATCAAAAAAGACAATTTCGAGTTTGAAAAAGTCTCGCGCAAATGGACCAAAACCTTTAGCGAAAACGGCCCAAGCTTTGAGGTCTTGTGCTATTCGGTTAAAGAAGCATCTGGCGAATAA
- a CDS encoding protein kinase domain-containing protein, with amino-acid sequence MAYPIITDYKNALRNFEGRFATLKPKPFFDHQGEPIFWAGNFAVVFKAYVEGRDEAVAIKCFINDLPDLEKRHRGVSLTIDKLKARYLIDVQYIPDELYVTSNIAPSGDYPVLVMPWVEGETLGAVIERQCVNQNRRGLAAITKAWANLCLDMLGKKIAHGDLKHDNVLITTDGQLRLIDYDSMFVPALAKFDSIAIGGPSYQHPRRDYYHFDKALDHFSMLVIILSLRALIVDPSLYETYNTGQNMIFTADDFVSGGRSALFMQLRKSPDPVVREWTELLIKVMQSKSIAVPRIERILKLARKTEV; translated from the coding sequence ATGGCGTATCCAATAATTACAGATTATAAAAACGCACTTCGAAATTTTGAAGGGCGTTTTGCCACGCTAAAACCAAAGCCATTTTTTGACCATCAGGGCGAACCCATTTTTTGGGCGGGCAACTTTGCCGTTGTGTTCAAGGCTTATGTGGAAGGGCGCGATGAAGCCGTTGCGATCAAATGTTTTATTAATGATCTGCCTGATCTTGAAAAACGCCACCGTGGGGTTTCGCTTACCATTGATAAGCTGAAAGCACGTTATTTAATTGATGTGCAATATATCCCAGATGAGCTTTATGTGACATCCAACATTGCCCCAAGTGGGGATTATCCGGTTCTTGTCATGCCATGGGTGGAGGGTGAAACACTCGGTGCGGTGATTGAGCGCCAATGTGTTAATCAAAACCGCCGTGGATTAGCAGCCATTACCAAGGCATGGGCAAACCTTTGCCTTGATATGTTGGGCAAGAAAATTGCCCATGGGGATTTAAAGCACGATAACGTTTTAATCACAACCGATGGTCAATTACGCCTGATTGATTATGATTCTATGTTTGTCCCTGCCTTGGCAAAATTCGATTCCATCGCCATTGGTGGGCCAAGTTATCAACATCCAAGACGTGATTATTATCATTTTGATAAAGCATTGGATCATTTCTCAATGCTCGTCATTATCTTGTCTTTGCGCGCCCTGATCGTTGACCCCAGCTTGTATGAAACATACAACACGGGCCAGAATATGATCTTTACGGCTGATGATTTTGTCTCTGGTGGGCGCTCAGCCCTCTTTATGCAACTGAGAAAATCGCCTGATCCGGTTGTGCGGGAATGGACGGAGTTGCTTATTAAAGTGATGCAGTCTAAATCTATTGCAGTTCCACGCATTGAGCGCATATTAAAGCTAGCGCGCAAAACAGAAGTTTAG
- the mamX gene encoding magnetosome protein MamX — translation MKYIPHSVAEWVMALGIAFSLGIFFVAVVEDNPWEDHSYEDAPPITLGTPAPHTDGKEKMTCSTCHAILPPDPNQSKDFRIPILVGAPSPHGDERDQQPCGNCHRYVNNLQENVTAPKGGAVGVTAAMQTGQRDVKKKPSLRFPPKAKPLDKEAHEVFTFFRFQGKVTRVFPRNPKIDPGNVTVLVDNGIKQPMWIDLAPYWFLKSEDCRIFKGMFIKGQAAADDPQNRSELAYATTIGVNGKSCFIRNSHLTGLWDPTAMMVE, via the coding sequence TTGAAATATATCCCCCATAGTGTGGCAGAGTGGGTTATGGCTTTAGGTATTGCTTTTAGCCTTGGCATTTTCTTTGTCGCCGTTGTTGAAGATAACCCATGGGAAGACCATTCATACGAAGATGCCCCGCCTATCACGTTGGGCACGCCTGCGCCTCATACCGATGGTAAAGAGAAAATGACATGTTCAACCTGTCATGCGATTTTGCCGCCAGACCCCAACCAAAGTAAAGATTTCCGCATTCCCATTTTAGTGGGCGCGCCTTCTCCCCATGGGGATGAGCGCGACCAGCAGCCTTGTGGGAATTGCCACCGTTACGTCAATAATCTGCAAGAAAATGTGACCGCACCAAAAGGTGGGGCCGTTGGTGTAACGGCTGCCATGCAAACCGGGCAGCGCGATGTGAAGAAAAAACCATCTCTGCGTTTTCCCCCTAAAGCCAAGCCTCTTGATAAAGAAGCCCATGAAGTTTTCACCTTCTTCCGTTTTCAAGGTAAAGTCACCCGCGTCTTCCCAAGAAATCCGAAGATTGACCCGGGCAATGTGACTGTGTTGGTGGATAATGGTATCAAACAACCTATGTGGATTGATTTGGCACCCTATTGGTTCTTGAAATCAGAAGACTGTCGCATCTTTAAAGGCATGTTTATTAAGGGCCAAGCCGCCGCTGATGATCCGCAAAACCGCAGCGAGCTGGCTTATGCCACGACAATTGGTGTAAATGGTAAATCCTGTTTTATACGTAATTCCCATTTGACAGGCTTGTGGGACCCTACTGCGATGATGGTGGAGTGA
- a CDS encoding polyhydroxyalkanoic acid system family protein, whose protein sequence is MSKIDLEVKHTLEQEEAASRLENFLKSQSENNKQLSHAVFEREGRLFRFTAKVKGFKIKGAVAALEHSVKAQVVLPLAARPFKRSAEEILREELQKAVG, encoded by the coding sequence ATGTCCAAGATCGATCTTGAAGTAAAACATACATTGGAACAGGAAGAAGCCGCCAGCCGTCTGGAAAACTTCCTGAAAAGCCAAAGTGAGAATAATAAACAGCTGAGTCATGCGGTGTTTGAGCGCGAAGGCCGCCTGTTTCGTTTTACCGCAAAGGTGAAAGGCTTCAAGATCAAGGGGGCGGTTGCCGCACTTGAACATTCTGTAAAGGCCCAAGTTGTTCTCCCCCTAGCTGCACGCCCCTTTAAGCGTAGTGCTGAGGAAATCTTGCGTGAAGAGCTGCAAAAAGCTGTGGGTTGA